CAACAACCACTACACTACTACATTACTACATACTATACTATACGAGTATACGGTCCACACCATCTCCACTATCATAACATTACAACTGAGCTTAACCTACAGCACATTCGTTGTTTCCCACAACATCCACCCATAAACATTCAACAAAAACGCCTATAAGGCTTGATgctgtaaaaatatttattcaaatcTATTTATTTCCAAGAATGAATACTCACTTCACTGGCTTACTTTTTgcatacttacataattatattaattttgtaGGCAAGCTCCCATCGGTGATGATAATTACCTCCACTTGGCGGGCGCCGGGTCGGGCATGAGCGGCGGCGAGGGCGGCACCTTTCTGTGGCGCACGTGGCGCAGCGAGCCCGCGGCCGCGCCCGaggccgccgcgccgcccgcgccgctgcTCGCCTCGCTCGACGTCGCCTCCAGCACCGAGTCGCTCAAGCTGTCGCGCCACATCGACGAGCGCTCCTCCGGCAAGTCCAACAAGTCCGCGGGCAGCGGCTACCTCACCATGTCGTGCCTCAAGCAGGAGCCCTCCGAGGACAGCGACAACTCCGCCGGGAAACCGGCGCGCCCGCCCAAGCCCGCGAGACTCTCGCCCTCGCGCGCCACGCTCGCCTGTCACGCCGCCGCTGACTGGCCGCCGCTCAGCGAGTACGTCGACGTCGAGCTGAAGCCGCCCGAGCGGAGGCCCAAGTCCGACGCCACCCCGCCGAAGCGGCAGGACACCGATCCCTCCTATCGCTGCAAAGAGTACGAGTTGATGGCGAATTTCATGAGTCACGCGGCTTCACCCTCGGCCGAGGAGGCGCCGCCCGCCGTCCCGCCGCGCGGCCACGCGGCGCAGCGCGCGCGTCTGCACCCCAAGCCGgagcgcgcgccgcgccgcggcTCCGCCGGCAGCCTGCCCGACCCCGACGGCGAGCCCGCGGAGCCCCGGCCCGGCAGCAAGCTTGACACGCTCTCCAACGACGACAGCCTGCTCGACGAGCTTCAGAGGGACACCTACTGCGTGCTCAAGGTGTGCGAGGACGAGTCCGGTAACGATTCCAGTGAAATTAATACAGAAGAACCGGACCGCAAAGAAAAAGAAGATTATGGTATATTTTCTAGAATTAGTATCCAGCGAAAGTCTAACCCTATAAAACCCCAATCGAACCCGATGAAACCTCTAAAAACGTCAAGTTCCACCTCGAACGTTCACGATACCGGATCTAATTCCTCTCGACCGCTCGCGGAGAGGCTGACTCCTTTTTTTCTAAAGAAAAAATCTAAACCGCCAGAAGACGTACAAACTACGAACAAATCCTCTCGAAAAGAGGATAACTTGATCGGTCGCCTGACTCCGCGATTTGGACAGTCACGACTCTACGGGCGCGGACAGTCGCTAGAGCTTGCACCCTCCGAGACTCGCACGAAACGAATCGAACGCTCCGCCACTACTGTCAATCTTCCAACGAGACCTATAAACTCGTCAATAGTGGCCAATCTCAAGTTTCTTAGTCTACACCGGTACGGTGCTCAGGATGACGTGCAGTGCCGAACGTTCGTCCGCAGTGACGAAGCGGAGCTGCCGCCCCCGAGCGCCGCGGCGCccacggcggcggcggcggcggcgcccgcgcccgccgcggCGCCGGGAGCGCGGCCGAGGCGCTGGAGTTCCCGGACGCGGGCTGGCGGCCCGCCGCGCACGCGCACGGCTCGCTGCTGGCCGCCGCCACCAGCGACATCCGACTCTAGGCCGCACGCCGCGGCCCTCCGCGTGCGCACTATCGCTCCTAGTGATAAAGGATGCGATCGATACGGTTCTATTGTAAAGTAAAATTAATGGTAGGCTAGAGATGTATTTATTTCTATGATATTTTTTGAACTCCTTTTCGTCGACCTGAAGTGTGTGCCTCCTCTAGTATGTAGTTTTCTGAAAGAATACTGGTATGGTTAAGTCTAAATGATAGCATTAATACTCAAAAGGTGCCAAGTGTTGTATGACGTCGCCGGCGCATTCAACTCTCATTCCTGTAGCACAATAATAAGTGGAAATCTTAATGTTGTTGTATAAGACTTAGTTATGTTATACTTATACGTATGGCGTCTTTATCGCTTGTAATTTGTAACATATTAGTCTTGAATTTAGAAGTATTGAATGTTAAATGTTTTATTCACATAACTtcaaatgtatgtatttttatttgacgtATTTGCCAATTAATGAATTGTAATAGAATATGTATAAATGACACAAGTAAACCCTACTTGGTAAATAGCTCGGATAGTTGAGTACAAGGACTGTTGCGCGCACTTGTCGGCGGGAGTAGCGGCGGCTGCAGGGCGCTGTATTCAGTTCTGGCAAATCTTATGTAGCGGAATAGAGATCTTATGAACTCACAATTGCATTGTGATCTTGTCAATTGTTTCAAGCAATACTATTTCAAGTTTTGCTTTACTATTAGCCTGTGTACTTAAGGATCGATGTGGCTTAATATATAACGTAATGAGTTAATGACATAATGTACATGTACTGAAAACATGCATTGCAATGTAAACTATTCTAAACTCGTGTAAGTGTCTGGCCTTACAGTATGCCTAAACAGTACGGCCTTGTGATTCGAGATAGGAGTACGCCATTCTAACTATTGACTGACTTTTTCAAACTTGTTAGGTTTCCGTGTTGTATTGTACGTAACTTTAACCGTGATGACGGTCAATTGATAGATTTTtaattaatatcaaatattattgAAATGCACAGTAGTTTTTATTTGTAGGGACATACTAAAGAATAATTGTAGTCTGTTCTGTTGAACGATTACATTTGGTTTATGAAACACGAAATTTCGTTTTATCAATCAAACTCATTTGTATGTTATGTGCCTTGTAGGCCTCTGTTTATAGAGGTATACTTTGATTTAactatgaagaaataaaataatgtacaaattaatatttcacaaaaatatattatgttatttatttcacCTATTTTCATTCTGTTAAATAAAAACTCCACTTAACgtccatatttttttattatagtcgTGTCTAAAACCAAAAATATCATCAGTAAGACAACCAACCATATTTAACAGAATCACTAATTACCATCATAACTTCCTGAAGTCctataaaactgaaatttggcAAGCAAACTACACTATCAGTATacaattagttatttgttatacaagggggcaaagttgtattttaacgccgagtgtgtaattgaaaaacgagcaagtgaaaggattctatagttgaaccacgagcgaagcgagttatcactgcttccagtagttccacaggtggaaaatcatctttattactagattcacctacttttatcaattttaaagcagttaatttgactttattcaaggtcaaattactttacccactagtggataaaatgcgtttttacccgctggtattaaaggacaaaacacgtgtttccgagctagtgaggggaaatagttatttgttttacaagggggcaaagttgtttaaccgcacgtgccaatattgatacccgagcaagcgaaagattccaatattgtggtgaaaaaaaattgtgttgcaATCGGTggaaaagtttgtttaaccttcgtgccttgaaaccctcgccaCGCTCAAGTTTCCAGTATtggaatcttttgcttgctTTGGTATCAATATCGGGCCGGTATGGTCTAGTGGACAGTGACCCTGGAATTTGATGAATCTACAGACCTATAATCATTGGACGAATCAAACTTATACGATCTCAGTGACTGTTAgcaaaacgtagtgattcaatgctctttggttagcattagaaagctgaaatttggtatgtACCAATTTGTATAGGAGTGATAGGAATCACGTCGAcaaaatggtaaaataaaaagatccTCCAAATCTCCATACTGCAAACTATCCTGTATGTGGGAgcgagaaaaatatttttttctcactcTCACTTGCGTGAAAAAATTCCACGGTCGCGTGTGGTGTGATCGTCTGTTAGCTACTTCTGATCTGATCGGGATTAATACTGAGTTGAGTTTTCTACTCTCAATTCGATCTTTTAACGCTATTATACAACTTGAGCTATAAGCCCGCTCCAGACTATGCGCGCGAATCACGCAGAGACAccgcgaacgcgagtgtggaCCTTTCTGCGTATCGAATCCACACGCGTACGTGGCGTCGCGCCGTGATTCGCGCGCATAGTCTGGAGCTGCTTAATAAGCTCaagttgtatgttgttgttgtaaaacgtagtgattcaatgctctttgagcTCAACCACCCAGTTTCAATACCTACTCTTTGCGCTTAAAAAATACGTGCACCTTGTGCTAGCACCGTTGCTGACGTCATTTTGGCAGATTTTGTGGATGCCATTGCATTGGTAAccgaatttataaaaaaaagactTGCTCTGCTTggcgtttactaaaataaaattaaccttAACCTGCAATGCtagatgcttgcaattttattggTTCTAAACTAAATTTGATGACGTTGGTATCTACTATTGTTTAAAACGAAACAGTCTTGGTCTTGTTTATTTAACACGTGCTCCACAAGCTTTTACCATGGCGGATTCTGCATATATGTCATTAGGTAAGTTCCAAATTCATTGTTGCATCGGATCTATTTTCAGATTGTAATATATATTCTACtaatgaaaaatgtttatgtaaataaatatttttgttcagTTCGAACGAGGAGATGTGTACGACATAAAGTTTTTAGCATTATGTTAAACACATATAATGCCGGCTTTGCATAGTCGGAAtcatgataaaaatataaacgCAGTATCCGCTTTCCGTGGTTGTATAGTTATTACTATACTAACAATCTTTCAGCGATCACCAGACAGATCAATATTAAGGTCATTTTATAATAGTTTGAATAGTTTCACTCACTGAATATGTGAACATAATCTGTTTTGCAAAGGtacattacattttaaaattcgTATAATAAAAAGGACTTAACAATGATGATCCACCTGAGTATATTTCCAATTTTCTGTACTTAGCCTCCATAAACTTTTATAGCCTAGGTGTTCCATATGGCACTAGGGCTTCTTAGTACTAACCTgtcacaatattaaaatttaaatactgAGACTGTCTTCATATTCATTTTTGATTCATCAGTAGCACCAGAGTAGCGGTCAGGTTCAGGAGTAGCGGTGGCAAATTTCACACAGACGGTAATGGAGTCGCCTAAGTACTTTTATGACTGaacaaataacaattaaatGATCAATATGTTTACTGTTAACATGTTCTTCAGCATTATATTTTTCGACTACTTTAAATCCACAGTAAGATACATATACAGTCAATGCTTCATTTTTCATCATTATATATAAGATTTTCATATGGTTCTATTATCAGCAGAATGCTTTATATTGGTTAATcatattgttttatttcttgTTTTTGGTGGTAAATAGTGTTATGCAATAATAATTTAGATAACACATTAAAGCAGCCATTATTTATTCAATCTGagaaaaataattgtaaaacctACTCTATTTTATATCATTAGCTTCTGTGTGAAATTAGTCCCCGCTATTCTGGACGCTATTCATCAATATTGATTGTTAACAGTTTAAATTATCAAAAAGGGTTACTTACTTTTGTATGTAAATGTTTATTTGCGCAACACAAAATAACAATTACACATTTGGCTCAAATTTCTGAGTAGATGAGTATACCTTTCGGTCAGGAAGCCCCTTCATTTGAGGTTTACTGCAGCAGTTTAAAACAAATTATTAGCATAATATACTAAATAGTAGCAGATTCATTATAGCTTTCAGGAGGAATGAAATTATACATTTTGCCTTTGTTTCACAAGTTTCACTTCACACTTCAGGTTAACAACAATTTTCAATCTTGTTTGGTCTATACAATGTTTGTTAGCATTCATTAGAAAAAAGATTATGACATCTTTATATTGAATACAGTAGAAATCACAATAATAAATCAGTTTACTTACCTGGGCTGGCTTTGCACAGGgagtaaagtaaataaatttcCTTAGAAAATAGACATATGCCATTggagacttttttgtagacttATGATGAATGAGAGACAATTTCACCATAcattgttttattaaattatcaaTGGATTGGACAGCATTTTCGATTAAAACTCTTAGCCGGCGTAATTATttccgacttgattagcaaGTATTGACATTTTCAACCAATACATACAAAACCATAATTAATTGTGAGCGAGTTTAGTATATGgtcccactttgttgattgctataaagccgctttgtcagtttattcatataaagatacaagcaaatctcgtctttatggtaaacaaagcaggacgttttactaaaaacGAACACAATTATATACCGCGGCGAGAACATTGTTTTATAAGGCGTAGGTAGTGAATATATGTACGTATATTTGATTATTATTTACAGATGACATCATACGAGCTAGTAGGTCGCGGGGCAGAGGAGGCACGAACATACGCGGGCGAGGACGCGGCGGCGGACGCGGGCGCGGCGCGGCCGGGCGTGGCGCGGCCAGGCGCGGGCGCTCGGCGACTCGCGCGGAGACTCCCGGCgccgcgggcgcgggcgcgcggGCTCGGTCCCGCTCGCGGTCGCGCTCGCAGGTGCGCCCGCGCGGCCGGGGCCGGGGCCGCGGCCGCGGCCGCTCGCAGTCCCGCTCTCGTCAGCAGCAGCGATCCACTTCTCGCGCTAGATCAGCTTCTCGCTCGCGCTCTCAGCCAAGAGGACTGACTCCGAGAGGGAGAGCAGGATTAGAAACTCAAAATGTACCATTACAAAACAGAATAGGCAGATTTAGAGGTAAGTTTTTATGGCcttctgatgctttatttcatgtAGTCTTGGCTTCAATGTAGTCTAATACTCCATTATTTCTAACACTCAACTTTTTATTTTCCAAAATATTGGATGCAGTAGATATTTTACAAACCTTGGGTAAGACTTTATTAATGTGTTGTTGCAGGCAATGGCCAAAATCGTGTTAGCCGTTCCCGTTCCAGTTCCAAGGTGCGCGGCGACGTGCGCAGCCGGCTCGGCGTGCCGCGCGGCGCGCTAGCGGCCGGCGCGCGCCGCCCGCTAGCCCTCGCCAAGAGAGGCATCGCCAAGCGAGCACGAGGCCTCACCACGCGCAACAAATACACTTCCGTGGGATTAAGATCTGATCAAATACTAAAAGAGCAACTCAATAAGAAAGCTCAAAATTTGCTATTCCAGGATAATATCATTAGATCTCAAACATTTACTCGATCCAGATCTAGATCGAGATCTAGAAATAATTCATTATCGAGGAATAACTCGCTATCTCGAAATAATTCTCGGTCTAGGAACAATTCCTTCACCTCTGCGTCTCAGTTGACTGTTAGCGTAGCTAATGATCTAGCAAAGCAACGACGACGTAATAGCGTCGGCAATgctaattacttaaataaacagAGTCTTGTCCAGCTGAACAATCAACTAGGAGGATATAAACAGAGACGCGGCCCCGGGAGCGTCTACTCAGTGGGATCCAACCGGTCCACCCAGTCTAACAGGTCGGACCGATCCAACGCCAGCGCGCGCTCCACTCGCTCGAGAGGCCGTGCGCGCGGTCGTGGCCGCGGCCGCGGCCGCGGTCGGGGGCTCAGCCGTAACTTTGTCAATAAACAAGTCCTTAATAGCAAACTGCAGAAAGAAATTGCTGCTATTCAAGGAAAAGCATCAAACGGCGGCAATTCTAGTGAATCGCCAGTAGGAATTAGTTTTACTCCTACGCCGGCGAGCACTGCACAAACCTTGCATCAAAGATTTGCTAGTTCATGAATTTAAAAGTTTTCGTTATTGCTAAGACTTACGAATTTTAAGAAAATAGTGTCATTTGTATTGTGTAAGTAATAAACCCGTTGTTGCCGGTTAGTTAAACAGATCTTCTGTTTACCAGCTACTAACTGTGAATAGTTTTACATGAAtatgataaatatttttttataatacataaataaattatttcaggGGTACCCCTAGGACATTGCTAAGCAGTGTTGGACCTGTTTCAATATGTGTTGCAATGTATACGTTTTAATGTTGCTTGGAGTGCAGTGGGTATATCCGTGATTCCGGACGCGCACGATCGTCCGCTCAGTGCCCACAACACATTGTGTTGTGTCGGAGATTGACAGAACTCACTGCAGCGTAAAAGGGTGGGAACGAGTAACGTAAAATTCCCTATTTAAGAAAGAACACGAACTCCATCTGAATAATATTTTGAACTCCTTACCTCAAAAATGTTCCGAGTAGACGATAACATAATGTGTCGGGTCTAGTATCTGGGGACTGGtttttgaatgtcgaccattcgatttcgtgaaattcttGAAATCATATCTTCGCTACTAgctatttaaattctactaatagAATTAAAGACAAGACGAACAATGtgaggggtcatactaaatgtgacaatccctgttaaagggatacaaaaaagcgtgacataggggggggaggggtccaaaaacctgaaatttggtgtgacgtaatatgtggatgatcccaaattcacgaaaaaaaatgtacttttttgtacttaccttttaaaaaaaaataccctcatggtttcggagttttgacatggggtgtggtcgttctagataggtggtacttccttccacactatatttatgttttaatttgatggtgaaatgaatactaaacaagtgttttgaaattgtactatgtaaattacttcaaaaacttagtgcggtcgtgccagggagtacctatctagcacgaccacaacccatgtcgaaactccgaaac
This genomic stretch from Leguminivora glycinivorella isolate SPB_JAAS2020 chromosome Z, LegGlyc_1.1, whole genome shotgun sequence harbors:
- the LOC125240885 gene encoding serine/arginine-rich splicing factor 4-like, giving the protein MADSAYMSLDDIIRASRSRGRGGTNIRGRGRGGGRGRGAAGRGAARRGRSATRAETPGAAGAGARARSRSRSRSQVRPRGRGRGRGRGRSQSRSRQQQRSTSRARSASRSRSQPRGLTPRGRAGLETQNVPLQNRIGRFRGNGQNRVSRSRSSSKVRGDVRSRLGVPRGALAAGARRPLALAKRGIAKRARGLTTRNKYTSVGLRSDQILKEQLNKKAQNLLFQDNIIRSQTFTRSRSRSRSRNNSLSRNNSLSRNNSRSRNNSFTSASQLTVSVANDLAKQRRRNSVGNANYLNKQSLVQLNNQLGGYKQRRGPGSVYSVGSNRSTQSNRSDRSNASARSTRSRGRARGRGRGRGRGRGLSRNFVNKQVLNSKLQKEIAAIQGKASNGGNSSESPVGISFTPTPASTAQTLHQRFASS